The Triticum aestivum cultivar Chinese Spring chromosome 7B, IWGSC CS RefSeq v2.1, whole genome shotgun sequence genome window below encodes:
- the LOC123155635 gene encoding uncharacterized protein: MAALHWWSRDLTSGESTRLPVSADQLGFVIRAELVDQASAGTGQSVRVAVHAQNGEELQRFVLSAERPSVEPRSVPGLREEFSLDREADSAAHAVVRLHGFLVTMPPGMNSDEELDMSSPGDDELVQMEYVPEGRFLGGLAPWFAAAGCTAGCMRVAAVEGQEEDADSKQILVLYRYAPFSVSSDGVVVRGRTRAHLLRFMATGDHTARSLAWAGSSLPRLIYPGDFSEQLQELWSNLAAQVSVRPRAARVEVFVDVGILLRRSDYTPERVERMRPSLERMAEQPWPVRFTGMELHLPEPMRRDHDKDEAAVHDDDTEAGERPAKRRRVVAAVEDCPICLQMLEGDDLATWPECGKPHVFHGACLERVLVESKTCPMCRHKLYIEPKL, encoded by the coding sequence ATGGCGGCGCTGCATTGGTGGTCCAGGGACCTCACAAGTGGCGAGTCCACGAGGCTTCCCGTGAGCGCTGACCAGCTCGGGTTCGTCATCCGCGCCGAGCTCGTCGACCAGGCGAGCGCCGGCACCGGACAGAGCGTGCGCGTGGCCGTACACGCCCAGAACGGCGAGGAGCTGCAGAGGTTCGTGCTGTCggcggagaggccctccgtggagCCGAGGTCCGTGCCGGGGCTGCGCGAGGAGTTCTCTCTGGACCGGGAGGCCGACTCCGCTGCCCACGCGGTCGTTCGCTTACACGGTTTCCTTGTTACAATGCCGCCTGGCATGAACAGCGACGAGGAGCTCGATATGAGCAGCCCCGGCGACGACGAGCTGGTACAGATGGAGTACGTCCCCGAGGGCCGGTTTCTTGGAGGCCTGGCGCCGTGGTTCGCCGCCGCGGGGTGcacggccggctgcatgcgggtCGCCGCCGTGGAGGGCCAAGAAGAAGACGCAGACAGCAAGCAGATCCTGGTGCTCTACCGCTACGCCCCTTTTTCAGTATCATCGGATGGCGTGGTAGTGCGAGGGAGAACCAGGGCGCACCTGCTCCGGTTCATGGCCACCGGCGACCACACGGCGAGGTCCCTGGCGTGGGCCGGATCGTCTCTGCCCCGGCTGATATATCCCGGTGACTTCAGCGAGCAGCTCCAGGAGCTATGGTCTAACCTGGCGGCGCAGGTGAGCGTGCGGCCGCGCGCCGCGCGCGTCGAGGTGTTCGTCGACGTCGGCATCCTCCTCCGGAGGTCGGACTACACTCCCGAGCGCGTGGAGCGGATGCGCCCCTCGCTGGAGCGCATGGCGGAGCAGCCGTGGCCCGTGCGCTTCACCGGTATGGAGCTGCACCTCCCAGAGCCGATGCGGCGCGACCATGATAAAGACGAAGCCGCTGTCCACGACGATGACACGGAAGCCGGTGAACGGCCAGCGAAGCGAAGGAGGGTCGTCGCCGCCGTGGAGGATTGCCCCATCTGCTTGCAGATGCTGGAGGGCGACGACCTCGCCACGTGGCCCGAGTGCGGCAAGCCCCACGTCTTCCATGGCGCGTGCTTGGAGCGCGTCCTCGTGGAGAGCAAGACGTGCCCTATGTGCAGGCACAAGCTATACATCGAGCCCAAACTGTAA